TTGAAGTTACCCTTTGGTTAAACTTCGCCGCAATCCTCTTTGCCTTAGTAAGTATCTATCTACCTATTCCCAGGATAATAACGCTAATCTTGGCTTTTTTGATAATTTTACTGTTCGGTAAGTTTAGAATAGTCGGGGACATAGCTGGAATTGCTTCCCTCGCATATGGCCTTTACCTCCTGGGGATTGAGTATCTAATATATTTCGTGAAGCTCTTCGCGATAGTGTACACCTTCAAGCTCCTCTGGTCCTCGGTTAAGGCCTTAAGGAGGGAAGTCCTGATAGATGAGAAGGTAGTTGAAGAGCTTAAACCTGGAGACGTTCTTGGAGAGAGGATAGTTTTAACTGGAAGTGGAGTAGTTAGGGATAGATCTGACTTCTTCGACAAGCTTTCAAAGCTTCTAAGAGGGGAAAGGTACGATCAGGTTAAGGGTGAAGAGGTAGCTGGGTTCAGCGTTGAGGGATTAACTGAGGAACAGATAGAAAGGCTGAAAAATCTAGTTAATGAAGGTAAGCTTGAAAATAAATTCCTCGTTAGGAAAGCCATGCCTTTTGCTCCCGCACTCTTCCTGGGCTTCTTGACTAGTTACTTCTTCGGCGATGTACTTTGGTGGTTAATCCTTAAGGTTTCAGGCCTTGCCTAGAGTTTTTAAACTCAACCCATAATTTCGATGTGATGAAAGTTTACAGGCTCTACCTTAGGGATGAGTACCTGGAGATGGTTAAGAGCGGGAAGAAGAGGATAGAGGTTAGAGTTGCTTATCCCCAGCTTAAGGGGATGAAGAGAGGGGATAAGATAATATTTAACGATGAGGTTCCGGCCGAAGTTATAGAGGTGAAGCACTACGAAACCTTTAGGCAGGTACTCAGGGAGGAACCGATAGATAAGATATTTCCAGATGAACCTAGCTTTGAGAGGGCCTTAAGGAGGTTTCACAACCTCTACCCGAAGTGGAAGGAAAATCGCTATGGCGTCATAGCGATAAAATTCAAGCTCCTGGGGAGGGAAAGGAAGTGAAGAATCTTAAGTTTGACGGTAGGTACAAGGATGACATAATATCGGGGAAGAAGAAAGCCACCATAAGGCTCGGAAGGAAGGTTAATCTAAAGCCGGGAGAGGAAGTTTTGATCCATGCTGGAGGTTACGTCCTTGGAAAGGCTAGGATAACTAGGGTAACTACGAAGAAGGTTTCTGAGCTTACGGATGAAGATGCGAGGAAAGATGGGTTTAAAAGCAGAGAAGAACTTCTTGAAGCTTTAAGGGAGCACTACAAGTTCGTTAAACCCGATTCCCCAGCTACCATAGTGGAGTTCGAGATGCTCAGCGTTCTCGATAAGCCGATACTCTCGGCTGATTATCCATATGAAGGGAACAATCCCATCGAGATAGCGGAACTAGCTTTGGAACATCTAGATAACCTTAGCTTTGAGGAGGTAGCCCTTCTAAAGCTCTTCCTCAAGGAGGGTAGCCTTAGAAAAGCGGCAATGAAGTTGGGTGGATTGAACAAGAGGTACAAGATCAGGGAAGTCCTTAGGAAAGCGTATGAAGAGCTAAAGAAGAGGGGAATCATGCAACCTAAGATTTGAGCATCTCCTTGATCTTCATTATGACATCCTTATAGGGGATCTTCCCCTTCTTCATGAGCAAGACTTCCTTTCCGCTGAACCTTGAGGCCTTCTCCGCGAATAGCTCGTCGTTAACTATGAGTAACATTTGAATCTTAGCCTTTGATATCTTCTCAAGCTTTCTCTTTAAATAATCCCTCGTCCAGAAGCCGACTATCTCAACGTAAACCTTCTTATTCCCTTTCTTTATCAAGAAATCTGGGATGTAGGCATAATTACCAACTTTGATTATTTCCGGCTCGTATATAACATCGACCCCCAGGATCCTCTTTATCTTGCTTGCAAACTCCCTCTCGAGCGAGGAGGAATACTCGATCCTTTCCATAATCTTAGGAAGCATTACGCTTTCTTCGCTCGAGAGTTCAAAGATGTAAATCCTCTTGTCTTCAACTACCTCCGCTCTCATCCACCACTCCTCAGCTTTAACTATCCCGGGTATAAGTTTAGCGATTGAAGTTCCATACTTCCTGGTGAGCTTTAGAAGGGAAGCTGGCCCGGTAACCTCTATCCCTTCATCGATTACCTCGTACATCAGGCCGAGCTTCTTCACTCCCCTTAATATCTCCTTGTAGTTTGAAGAAACCTTGAAGGTTAGCCTTACGGCTTCGAACATCAAGGTTTGAAGTAACGAAAGGTTGTACCTCTTTATCAGCTCCTCTGGATTTATTTCCGGCACTTCCTCCAGTATTTTCTCCTCTTCCCTATCCGCGAATATTGCTCTCTCAATCTCCTCAATGCTAGCCCCAAAGTGTTCAGCTGCTTCCCTTAGCACCTTAATCCTATCAAACTCGCTCGTCACGTATCCCCTCTCGAAGAGAAACTTCCTAACTTCCCAGGGATCTAAGTTAGTTGCCATGGAAAACTTGCACTCCCTCTCGATTATCTTGGCAAAGCCTCTAACCTTCTTGTAGTTACTTGCAGTTTCTAAGTGCCTTAGCTTTTCCTGTAGTTCAGCATAGCTTTGTCCAATGCTTGATTTAAAGGCTATCAATACTGCTTTGGCAAGCTTTAGATGTTCATCGCTCGCGAAGTTCAGGTAAATTCTTCCTCTGCTCCTCCTGGCATCGAGGAGTTCCCTGGGAAGCATGGAGGAAGTTTTTAAAATCCCCTTAATAACCTTGTCAAGATGAAGCTGTACTACGACAGGGGAACGATAAAGATCATAGGTAGCTCTTACGTTCCCTTCGCAAGATGGGATGAGAGGTGTAACTGCTACAGGGCGTTAGCGTATAAATACAGGGATATAGTTGAGTTTTTAAAATCAGAGGGTGTTGATTTCGAGGATCACGTTCTAGACAATGTTATTCCTTCTCCGTTTTATGAGGATGTTGAGTTCGAGCTGAGGGATTATCAAAGGGAGGCCGTTGAAAGGTGGATGATGGAGAAGAGGGGGATAATAGTCCTCCCCACGGGATCCGGGAAGACGATAATTGCCATGGAGATAATGAGGAGACTCTCCGTTTCAACGCTAGTCGTTGTTCCAACTTTGGCCCTTCTTGAACAGTGGAAGGAGAGGCTTTCAATCTTTGGTGAAGTTGGGGAGTTCTCTGGGAAGAAGAAGGAGCTCAAACCAATAACAGTCACGACTTATGATTCGGCATACATAAATGCTGAACTCTTGGGGGATAAGTTCATGCTAATAATCTTCGACGAGTGCCATCACCTTCCAGCGGAAGCTTATAGGAACATAGCCCAGATGAGCGTTGCCCCTTACAGGCTAGGTCTTACAGCTTTCCCAGAGAGATCTGACAATTTACATGAACTCTTACCGGATTTGATAGGGCCTGTAGTTTACAAAAAGGGCCCAGGAGAGCTAATAGGGACTTACTTAGCTCCCTACGAGATAGTTAGGATAAAGGTTCCACTCAGCAGGGAGGAGAGGGAGGAGTACAAAAAATACTACGGAATCTTCAAGAGGTACCTTGAGGAAAGCGGAATCGAGATAAAGAGTCTCGAAGATTTTCAAAGGATAGTCATGAAGACCGGAATGGATAATAAAGCCTTTAAAGCTCTAAGGGCCCTGGAGAAGTCGAGAAAGATAGCCCTGGGCTCAAAAGGAAAAATTGAGGAACTGAGGAAGATACTTGAGAGGCACAGGGGAGAGAAGATAATAATATTCACGAGGTACAACGAGTTAGTCTACGAGATCTCCAGGAAGTTTTTGATACCTGCTATAACCCATAAGACGGATAAGAAGGAGAGGAGCGAAATATTGAAGAAGTTCAGAAAGGGTATTTATAAAGCCGTTGTCAGTAGTCAAGTTCTAGATGAGGGAATAGACGTCCCAGATGCTAGCGTTGGAGTTATAATAAGTGGAACCGGTTCTCCTAGGGAGCTCATCCAAAGGTTAGGTAGAATTCTGAGATCTGCCCCAGGAAAGGAGAAGGCGATCCTCTACGAGCTCGTAACCCCGGGAACAGCTGAAGTTAGGATAGCGAGCAGGAGGCTTAGTGGCTTAAAGAAGCTTAATCAATGACCTCAAGCTCAACTTCCCTCCCCTCACTGTCGAAGGCTTTGACGCTATCCTCATCGTACGGAAAGGCCGCTATTATATGGATCCCACCGAACTTTGAGAAGAACATGAGGTCCCCTTCGGAGGGATAGGGAAATGGGGATGGATGCGAATGAAAGGTTCCCTTTATGCTTTCATCGTGGGGCATTAAAGTTAGGTCAAAGTAAACTGAACTCTCCCCGAAGAATCCCTTTGGCACTATGAGTACTTCCTCAAATACTCCATCCTTCATCCTAAGGAAGCCTGCAACTTCCCTGGGGTAAAACGACTTTGCAAGTTCCAGTAAGTATTCAAGCAGTTCCCTACGAATTTTAACCCTCATGTAGGTGAAGTTTATAAAACTGGAATAAAAATGTTAAGTGGCGAGAGCGAGATGGATGAGGAGAGAATGGATTTAGGGATTGAGTTTGAAACTACTGAGGAGATTCCCGTTCCCGAGAGATTAATTGATCAGGTTATAGGTCAAGATCATGCGGTTGAAGTTATAAAAACCGCTGCAAAGCAGAGGAGGCATGTCCTGCTTATCGGTGAGCCTGGAACAGGTAAATCAATGCTCGGTCAAGCCATGGCTGAGTTACTACCGACAGAGGAGCTGGAGGATATCCTCGTCTTTCCAAATCCAGAAGATGAGAACATGCCCAGGATAAAAACGGTTCCAGCGGGCCAGGGAAGGAAGATAGTTGAGGAGTACAGGAGGAAAGCTAAGGAGCAGGAGGGGGTTAGATTCTATCTCCTCTTCTTCGTGTTCTTCATAGTTGCAATGGCCGTATTCTTGAGCCATGGAGATCCTAACACCCTCCTCCTTGGAGTGTTCGTAATACTCGTAGCCTTAATGGTCACAGCTAACATGAGGTTCAAGACCCAAGCAATGGTTCCTAAGTTACTGGTCGATAACTCCGGAAGGAAGAGAGCACCGTTCGTGGATGCAACTGGAGCCCATGCTGGGGCTTTGCTTGGCGATGTAAGGCACGATCCATTCCAGTGCTTTAGTGGCGAAGAAGTCATTATAGTTGAGAAGGGGAAGGATAGGAAAGTGGTCAAGCTCAGGGAATTCGTCGAGGATGCCCTTAAGGAACCCTCTGGAGAGGGGATGGATGGTGACA
This Pyrococcus horikoshii OT3 DNA region includes the following protein-coding sequences:
- a CDS encoding A24 family peptidase C-terminal domain-containing protein, with product MIPLILGTIVGILTSYTDVKTSYIYEEHFFPTISILSKWWCKRKGCEYESKGPYIPIVELGILYNLFLGVKGDNLIQALSPFIGLVVGFAIGYFLYYTGGWASGDVIILGAYSALLPFAPAKAKYAPPYSLYLPLNSLSILFNSILLIFPLILIYSLIGLAVKGKFRSILVLFKEGLGAVVEVTLWLNFAAILFALVSIYLPIPRIITLILAFLIILLFGKFRIVGDIAGIASLAYGLYLLGIEYLIYFVKLFAIVYTFKLLWSSVKALRREVLIDEKVVEELKPGDVLGERIVLTGSGVVRDRSDFFDKLSKLLRGERYDQVKGEEVAGFSVEGLTEEQIERLKNLVNEGKLENKFLVRKAMPFAPALFLGFLTSYFFGDVLWWLILKVSGLA
- a CDS encoding ASCH domain-containing protein — translated: MKVYRLYLRDEYLEMVKSGKKRIEVRVAYPQLKGMKRGDKIIFNDEVPAEVIEVKHYETFRQVLREEPIDKIFPDEPSFERALRRFHNLYPKWKENRYGVIAIKFKLLGRERK
- a CDS encoding ASCH domain-containing protein, producing MKNLKFDGRYKDDIISGKKKATIRLGRKVNLKPGEEVLIHAGGYVLGKARITRVTTKKVSELTDEDARKDGFKSREELLEALREHYKFVKPDSPATIVEFEMLSVLDKPILSADYPYEGNNPIEIAELALEHLDNLSFEEVALLKLFLKEGSLRKAAMKLGGLNKRYKIREVLRKAYEELKKRGIMQPKI
- a CDS encoding DUF790 family protein, producing MLPRELLDARRSRGRIYLNFASDEHLKLAKAVLIAFKSSIGQSYAELQEKLRHLETASNYKKVRGFAKIIERECKFSMATNLDPWEVRKFLFERGYVTSEFDRIKVLREAAEHFGASIEEIERAIFADREEEKILEEVPEINPEELIKRYNLSLLQTLMFEAVRLTFKVSSNYKEILRGVKKLGLMYEVIDEGIEVTGPASLLKLTRKYGTSIAKLIPGIVKAEEWWMRAEVVEDKRIYIFELSSEESVMLPKIMERIEYSSSLEREFASKIKRILGVDVIYEPEIIKVGNYAYIPDFLIKKGNKKVYVEIVGFWTRDYLKRKLEKISKAKIQMLLIVNDELFAEKASRFSGKEVLLMKKGKIPYKDVIMKIKEMLKS
- a CDS encoding DEAD/DEAH box helicase family protein, encoding MKLYYDRGTIKIIGSSYVPFARWDERCNCYRALAYKYRDIVEFLKSEGVDFEDHVLDNVIPSPFYEDVEFELRDYQREAVERWMMEKRGIIVLPTGSGKTIIAMEIMRRLSVSTLVVVPTLALLEQWKERLSIFGEVGEFSGKKKELKPITVTTYDSAYINAELLGDKFMLIIFDECHHLPAEAYRNIAQMSVAPYRLGLTAFPERSDNLHELLPDLIGPVVYKKGPGELIGTYLAPYEIVRIKVPLSREEREEYKKYYGIFKRYLEESGIEIKSLEDFQRIVMKTGMDNKAFKALRALEKSRKIALGSKGKIEELRKILERHRGEKIIIFTRYNELVYEISRKFLIPAITHKTDKKERSEILKKFRKGIYKAVVSSQVLDEGIDVPDASVGVIISGTGSPRELIQRLGRILRSAPGKEKAILYELVTPGTAEVRIASRRLSGLKKLNQ
- a CDS encoding Mov34/MPN/PAD-1 family protein; this translates as MRVKIRRELLEYLLELAKSFYPREVAGFLRMKDGVFEEVLIVPKGFFGESSVYFDLTLMPHDESIKGTFHSHPSPFPYPSEGDLMFFSKFGGIHIIAAFPYDEDSVKAFDSEGREVELEVID